One Natronosalvus halobius genomic region harbors:
- a CDS encoding carboxypeptidase M32: MSIETTAALEELKSIGETVVTLEHVNERLYWDEQVMMPEGGTPARSKQKSTISSLKHERLADERTAELLETASENELDPVDAALVRELQWEHDRASRVPDEIVTERATVTSEAQPVWRKAKAEDDFSQFEDSLEQIFDVSKRYADHVEPNADRVEALFRETEPHFSFERMEEILAELRTELVPLIEDIQASDVEVDQELFTGSFPEEKQYALAHDILDTVGYDWEHGRLDTAPHPFAGGTPYDSRITTKFDESNLLSAIPTTLHEFGHALYSLGLPRDRYDSPVGLAQHHAVHESQSRFWENHVSRSRPFWELVLPLIRDHFDGFDDVTPEDAYKSANTVYEDNPLRTEADELTYHMHIILRFEIERALLTEELSVSEVPSVWSEKLEEYLGVVPESTGQGPLQDIHWSMGAIVNFQNYTLGSVLAAQLDATMCEEIDDVENKIARGEFSDIRDWLTTNVHQCGRLHTTDELIVEATGEELTAEYFIEHVTKKYSSIYDL; the protein is encoded by the coding sequence ATGTCGATCGAAACCACAGCAGCGCTCGAGGAACTCAAATCCATCGGAGAGACAGTAGTGACACTCGAACACGTCAATGAACGATTATACTGGGACGAACAGGTGATGATGCCGGAAGGAGGCACACCGGCGCGATCGAAGCAGAAATCGACTATCTCGTCGTTGAAACACGAACGGTTGGCCGACGAACGAACCGCCGAATTACTGGAGACAGCCTCCGAGAACGAACTGGATCCAGTCGACGCTGCACTTGTCCGCGAGCTTCAATGGGAACACGACCGAGCGAGTCGAGTTCCAGACGAAATCGTAACTGAACGCGCCACCGTTACATCAGAAGCACAACCTGTATGGCGAAAAGCCAAAGCAGAGGATGATTTTTCACAGTTCGAGGACTCACTCGAACAAATCTTCGACGTCTCAAAGCGGTACGCCGATCACGTCGAGCCGAATGCAGATCGGGTTGAAGCGCTGTTCCGGGAGACCGAGCCACATTTCAGCTTTGAACGGATGGAGGAGATCCTGGCCGAACTACGTACGGAACTCGTCCCTCTGATCGAAGACATTCAGGCGAGTGACGTTGAGGTCGACCAGGAATTGTTTACCGGCTCGTTTCCCGAAGAGAAGCAGTATGCGCTCGCTCACGACATTCTCGATACGGTGGGCTACGACTGGGAGCATGGCCGACTCGACACTGCCCCACACCCGTTTGCCGGCGGGACGCCATACGATTCGCGCATAACGACTAAATTTGATGAATCGAATCTCCTCTCCGCAATCCCGACGACGTTACACGAATTCGGCCACGCGCTGTACTCGCTTGGGTTGCCACGGGATCGGTATGATTCGCCGGTTGGACTCGCACAGCATCATGCCGTCCACGAGTCACAGTCACGCTTCTGGGAGAACCACGTGAGTCGATCGCGACCGTTCTGGGAACTCGTCTTGCCGTTGATCCGTGACCACTTCGATGGGTTCGACGATGTGACGCCCGAAGACGCCTACAAAAGTGCGAACACGGTGTACGAAGATAACCCCCTCCGCACCGAAGCAGATGAATTGACGTATCATATGCATATTATCCTTCGGTTCGAGATTGAACGCGCATTGCTAACCGAGGAGCTATCGGTGAGCGAGGTGCCGTCTGTCTGGAGCGAAAAACTCGAAGAGTACCTCGGTGTTGTTCCCGAATCTACGGGCCAGGGGCCGCTGCAAGATATTCACTGGAGTATGGGTGCTATTGTGAACTTCCAAAATTATACGCTGGGTAGTGTGCTCGCCGCGCAATTGGATGCAACGATGTGCGAAGAAATTGATGACGTTGAAAATAAAATCGCTCGGGGTGAATTCAGTGACATCCGTGATTGGCTCACTACCAACGTCCACCAGTGCGGTCGGTTGCACACGACGGACGAGCTGATCGTCGAAGCAACCGGCGAAGAACTCACTGCGGAATACTTCATCGAGCACGTCACCAAGAAATACAGCAGTATCTACGATCTGTGA
- a CDS encoding aminotransferase class V-fold PLP-dependent enzyme, which produces MSVNEWREQFPAITDAGRIPLNNCSASPIPQRALEARAECEQVWIEAGNPWPTWLAAVEAAKEQFAALINASPAEIAIVSSATDGLARFASALSYDDRADIVVGDLEFPTVPQFWYAQQKRGARLRVASSPDGIRVPETAYRKEISTDTLLVCTSHVCSFTGGMVDVSRLANLVHDVGGYFFLDAYQSIGTIPIDVKQQNIDALVSGTLKFLLGGPGIAFLYVAKDLARTLEPTNMGWFGVDDIFGFETESPTFAPNTRRFELGTPPATVAYQASAGMELIAEIGVERIRERTREHTNTLIEGALDRGFEVRTPIESSYRGSIVNVQVENAEEAVETMIDRGINVSARGGGIRLSPHYFNTTEDLLESLAVIDDVAVPTR; this is translated from the coding sequence ATGTCTGTGAATGAGTGGCGTGAACAGTTTCCAGCCATCACCGATGCGGGACGAATTCCACTGAACAACTGTTCTGCATCGCCGATTCCACAACGTGCACTCGAGGCACGGGCGGAATGCGAGCAAGTGTGGATCGAAGCGGGTAACCCATGGCCTACTTGGCTTGCTGCCGTTGAAGCGGCGAAAGAGCAGTTTGCCGCCCTCATCAACGCGTCTCCCGCTGAGATCGCGATCGTTTCTTCGGCGACCGATGGGCTTGCACGGTTCGCGAGCGCACTCTCGTATGACGATCGAGCCGACATCGTCGTCGGTGATCTCGAGTTTCCGACGGTCCCGCAATTTTGGTACGCACAGCAAAAGCGGGGCGCGCGTCTTCGAGTTGCTTCGTCACCCGATGGAATTCGCGTTCCGGAAACCGCGTACCGGAAAGAGATTTCTACGGATACGCTACTGGTCTGTACATCGCACGTTTGTTCGTTTACCGGCGGAATGGTAGACGTTAGCCGCCTCGCCAATTTGGTCCACGACGTTGGTGGCTATTTCTTCCTTGACGCCTATCAGTCGATAGGAACGATTCCGATCGACGTGAAGCAACAGAATATCGACGCCCTGGTCTCCGGGACACTCAAGTTCCTCCTGGGTGGGCCGGGAATCGCTTTTCTATACGTAGCGAAAGACCTTGCACGGACGCTCGAACCGACAAATATGGGCTGGTTCGGTGTGGATGATATTTTTGGATTTGAGACCGAGTCCCCAACGTTCGCGCCTAACACTCGACGGTTTGAATTAGGAACCCCTCCGGCGACTGTCGCCTATCAGGCGAGCGCCGGTATGGAACTGATTGCCGAAATTGGTGTGGAACGAATTCGTGAGCGGACACGCGAACATACGAATACACTGATCGAGGGCGCGCTGGACCGTGGTTTCGAGGTTCGAACACCGATTGAATCGTCGTACAGGGGATCGATCGTAAATGTACAAGTCGAAAACGCTGAAGAAGCCGTCGAGACGATGATCGATCGCGGGATCAACGTGAGCGCACGTGGGGGTGGAATCCGATTATCACCGCATTATTTCAACACGACCGAAGATTTGCTCGAGAGCTTAGCGGTGATCGACGACGTCGCCGTACCGACCAGATGA
- a CDS encoding NADH:flavin oxidoreductase/NADH oxidase yields the protein MDSHLFSSIDLGDISIPNRLVVSPMCQYSVSEHDGIPRDWHLVHLGSRAVGGAGVVMAEATAVEPDGRISPADTGIWSDAHATAWKRITDFIKSQNSVPGIQLSHAGRKASTSVPWEADGARPVQPEDGGWEVVAPSDIPWTPYGDSPPLHVLETDEIEDIIDHFATAASLAADGGFEIAEIHAAHGYLLHEFLSPVSNTRDDEYGGSFDNRTRIVCEIVSAVRDVWEKPLWLRISASDWLDDRDSWTVDDSIRLAQKLGPLGVDVIDVSSGGIHLDQDQPHTGPNNQVPLAEAIRDEADVGVCAVGGVKTPEQADALIRNNRADFVAVARQFLREPYLGLNAARKLNQRDSVYWPPQYERSIRE from the coding sequence ATGGACTCGCATCTCTTCAGTTCGATCGACCTCGGAGACATCTCCATACCGAATCGGTTGGTTGTCTCGCCGATGTGTCAGTACTCCGTCTCGGAACACGATGGGATTCCACGAGACTGGCACCTCGTTCATCTGGGAAGTCGTGCGGTTGGTGGAGCAGGGGTCGTGATGGCAGAAGCCACAGCCGTAGAGCCGGACGGGCGTATCTCACCGGCAGATACCGGCATCTGGAGCGACGCCCATGCCACCGCGTGGAAGCGAATAACCGACTTTATCAAATCACAGAACAGCGTCCCGGGGATCCAGTTGAGTCATGCGGGTCGTAAGGCGAGTACCAGTGTTCCATGGGAAGCTGACGGTGCACGGCCAGTGCAACCCGAAGACGGCGGTTGGGAAGTAGTCGCCCCAAGCGACATCCCCTGGACGCCATACGGCGACTCACCGCCGCTGCACGTTCTGGAGACCGACGAAATCGAAGATATCATCGATCACTTCGCAACCGCCGCCTCGCTCGCAGCCGACGGCGGCTTCGAGATCGCTGAAATTCACGCAGCTCACGGCTATCTGCTCCACGAGTTCCTCTCACCCGTTTCGAACACCCGAGATGACGAATACGGCGGGAGCTTCGATAACCGAACTCGAATCGTTTGCGAGATCGTGTCTGCAGTACGTGATGTCTGGGAAAAGCCGTTGTGGCTTCGAATTTCGGCGAGTGACTGGCTCGATGACCGCGATTCGTGGACGGTCGATGATTCGATTAGGCTCGCACAGAAACTCGGTCCTCTTGGCGTCGACGTCATCGACGTGAGTTCCGGCGGGATTCACCTCGACCAGGACCAACCCCATACGGGTCCGAACAATCAGGTGCCGCTCGCCGAAGCTATTAGAGACGAAGCAGACGTTGGCGTCTGTGCTGTCGGTGGTGTCAAAACCCCAGAACAGGCCGATGCACTGATTCGAAACAACCGCGCAGATTTCGTTGCCGTCGCTCGACAGTTCCTCCGAGAGCCGTACCTCGGATTGAATGCGGCCCGGAAACTGAATCAACGCGATTCTGTATACTGGCCACCACAATACGAGCGGAGTATTCGAGAATGA
- a CDS encoding NAD(P)/FAD-dependent oxidoreductase, whose protein sequence is MRVGIIGGGIIGLYTAHFLLQREVDVTIFEKSTPGSGSTGRSGGGIRSQFSTPVNVELSTTSRPHWDAFEDEFETDIRRRRVGYLFLARDEPTARQLEKDVKMQNEYGVPSEYLEPNEAAAHCPGLYVSAFTGASYSPQDEFVDPHLVTMALVDQVESSGVTIERHTEVTDVHIGCSTGIGVQTENGTSSFDTVVNTAGPWAGRVTAMADLSLPIKPELHRLAYVLPETALPETVPLTIDLDGGAVFRPEGEEGVSVGGHTGSHPRCDPDSFPQEASLDWIEAALEGVAAISDRFGPETELVNTMTGLYATTPDSNPIIEETCPGFVNVIGFSGHGFMHAPAVGQVVTELIMDGEASSVDISSLTSDRFDDTSAIDEQSVI, encoded by the coding sequence ATGCGAGTTGGAATCATCGGCGGTGGGATCATCGGCCTGTATACCGCCCACTTCCTCTTACAGCGGGAAGTAGATGTGACAATCTTTGAAAAGTCAACACCCGGATCCGGGAGTACTGGTCGGTCCGGCGGTGGGATTCGAAGTCAGTTTTCGACCCCTGTTAATGTTGAACTATCCACGACCAGTCGCCCCCACTGGGACGCGTTCGAAGACGAATTCGAGACTGATATTCGGCGACGCCGCGTCGGGTATCTATTCCTTGCACGTGACGAGCCGACTGCGAGACAGCTCGAAAAGGACGTGAAGATGCAAAACGAATACGGCGTCCCGAGCGAATATCTCGAACCAAACGAAGCAGCGGCTCACTGCCCCGGGTTGTATGTCTCGGCGTTCACCGGTGCGTCCTATTCGCCGCAGGACGAATTCGTCGATCCGCATCTCGTCACGATGGCGCTCGTCGATCAGGTTGAATCCAGTGGAGTGACGATTGAGCGACACACTGAAGTGACGGATGTACACATCGGTTGTTCGACGGGGATCGGTGTACAAACCGAAAACGGAACTTCGTCGTTCGATACGGTCGTAAACACGGCAGGACCGTGGGCTGGACGCGTCACAGCGATGGCCGATTTGAGCCTCCCGATCAAACCGGAGCTCCATCGGCTCGCGTACGTGCTCCCCGAGACGGCGCTTCCGGAGACTGTCCCGTTGACGATCGACCTTGACGGCGGCGCCGTCTTCAGACCGGAAGGTGAAGAGGGTGTATCGGTCGGCGGTCACACGGGCTCGCATCCACGGTGTGATCCCGATTCGTTCCCCCAAGAAGCCTCGCTGGACTGGATCGAGGCGGCGCTCGAAGGAGTGGCCGCTATTTCGGATCGCTTTGGCCCGGAAACCGAGTTGGTGAATACGATGACTGGCCTCTACGCGACTACACCTGATTCAAACCCGATTATCGAAGAAACGTGCCCCGGCTTCGTCAATGTAATCGGGTTTTCCGGCCACGGGTTTATGCACGCACCAGCGGTTGGCCAAGTCGTCACCGAACTTATTATGGACGGTGAAGCATCGAGCGTCGATATTTCATCACTCACGAGCGATCGGTTCGATGATACGAGTGCAATAGACGAACAGAGCGTCATTTAG
- a CDS encoding RidA family protein translates to MIRPDPNEHQPAAPKAEGIKMLSAQVFSMERREVSTGTDWEAEFGYSRAVRVGDVIRVSGTAAVEDGEVVGVGDAYAQTAHILETIEASLAELDVGREAVVSTTIYVTDFDDWQEIGDAYKAFFDGVRPATTLLEVSNLPNSDLKLEIEATAAAVD, encoded by the coding sequence ATGATTCGACCCGATCCGAACGAACACCAGCCTGCCGCACCGAAAGCCGAAGGAATCAAGATGCTATCCGCTCAGGTCTTTTCCATGGAACGTCGTGAAGTCTCGACAGGCACGGACTGGGAAGCGGAATTTGGCTATTCGCGAGCGGTTCGGGTTGGTGACGTGATACGTGTATCGGGCACGGCGGCGGTCGAGGATGGCGAGGTCGTTGGTGTTGGCGATGCATACGCGCAGACGGCCCACATCCTCGAAACGATCGAAGCGTCGTTGGCCGAACTCGACGTCGGCCGAGAAGCAGTGGTGTCGACGACGATATACGTAACTGATTTCGATGATTGGCAAGAGATCGGCGATGCATACAAAGCGTTCTTTGACGGTGTCCGACCCGCTACCACGCTCCTTGAAGTTTCGAATCTTCCAAATTCGGATCTCAAGTTGGAGATAGAAGCGACGGCAGCAGCCGTCGATTGA